The uncultured Fibrobacter sp. genome includes a region encoding these proteins:
- a CDS encoding carbon-nitrogen hydrolase — protein MNKIKTATLQGKWTGNTETNNQWYVEQALALKGKGIDLVVLPEMFHTPYFPFEENADFFDMAIEKDSPLVKQWQGIAKEINAVIVFPFFEKRARGIYHNSAFVFERDGSIAGLYRKSHIPDDPAFYEKYYFIPGDTGFEPIKTSAGTLGVLICWDQWFPEAARIMSLKGADLLIYPTAIGWMKSEPAEIYPRQQDSWVTVMRGHAIANRTFVLSANRIGTEGELTFWGTSFVAAPDGYILHKNDVDFLGTSIVEIDLKETEENRRWWPHFRDRRVDLYGDILKIWCDK, from the coding sequence ATGAACAAAATCAAGACAGCAACACTGCAGGGCAAGTGGACGGGCAACACCGAGACCAATAACCAATGGTACGTGGAGCAGGCGCTTGCGCTCAAGGGCAAGGGAATCGACCTGGTCGTACTCCCCGAGATGTTCCATACGCCGTATTTCCCGTTCGAAGAAAATGCCGACTTTTTTGACATGGCTATCGAAAAGGATAGTCCGCTCGTAAAGCAGTGGCAAGGCATCGCAAAAGAAATCAACGCGGTAATCGTTTTCCCGTTCTTCGAGAAACGCGCCCGCGGCATCTACCACAACAGTGCATTCGTCTTTGAACGCGACGGTTCTATTGCTGGCCTTTACCGCAAGAGCCACATCCCCGACGATCCGGCTTTTTACGAAAAGTACTACTTTATTCCGGGCGACACGGGCTTTGAACCCATCAAGACGAGCGCCGGTACGCTCGGCGTCCTGATTTGCTGGGACCAGTGGTTCCCCGAAGCGGCTCGCATTATGAGCCTCAAGGGAGCAGACCTTCTGATTTACCCCACCGCTATCGGCTGGATGAAATCGGAACCCGCAGAAATCTACCCGCGTCAGCAGGACAGCTGGGTCACGGTGATGCGCGGACACGCGATTGCAAACCGCACCTTCGTTCTTTCGGCAAACCGCATCGGTACCGAAGGCGAACTCACCTTCTGGGGAACCTCTTTCGTTGCCGCCCCCGACGGATACATTCTCCACAAGAACGACGTGGATTTTCTCGGAACAAGCATCGTCGAGATAGACCTGAAGGAAACCGAAGAGAATCGCCGCTGGTGGCCGCATTTCCGCGACCGCCGCGTAGACCTCTACGGGGACATCCTGAAAATCTGGTGCGATAAGT
- a CDS encoding DUF2914 domain-containing protein: protein MEFVDKLRAKPSVQKLEKFFPAIAFLGGFTWDSITLGQMVYGTDILILLAYYTGALILVLLLSAQLEHPEGWTKERLQALAKSQQKQAPKVSAPVAEPAKKAESLPKVEPVAAKKNDEKQASTPEETPETKTAESRFRRAANFIAQKTPVRAKEAANRAATEAMEAAAKAKAIATAKAKETANRAATEAKDAAVKAKGAASKFAKNVGYESTAIPENAIVVNHRFLDREWSEAWKQRFTWAVQFCFGGLFSALVVCYFKSSGSLASFLLVILLAILLVGNEFLQKKYESFGVSLAFFCLLGTMFMNFAIPHLVHRIGFIWFFLSTLISFGMCLFIWKMSHRKKTILIAPAIISVLLVVAYIMNWVPPVPLVLKQKIACQNFDKASYSCDADAPTFMQSLGLMIPTVHRVDSSEVYFVTSVYAPAELKAELEYLWYYQNPTTGRYSLTDRISSSRMTINGGRESGFRTFTRKKNTPPGKYRVEVAYKNGAVIGSGTFEVLSDVPENGFVRDTLR, encoded by the coding sequence ATGGAATTTGTCGACAAGCTTAGGGCAAAGCCCTCCGTTCAAAAATTAGAGAAGTTTTTTCCGGCAATAGCCTTTCTAGGCGGTTTCACCTGGGACTCCATCACCCTTGGACAAATGGTGTATGGCACAGACATTTTGATTCTACTCGCCTACTATACGGGAGCACTTATCTTGGTTCTGCTCCTTTCTGCACAACTGGAGCACCCCGAAGGTTGGACCAAGGAACGCCTGCAGGCTCTCGCCAAGAGCCAACAGAAACAGGCCCCGAAAGTAAGCGCCCCCGTGGCAGAGCCAGCCAAGAAAGCAGAATCGCTCCCAAAGGTGGAGCCTGTAGCCGCGAAAAAAAACGATGAAAAGCAGGCCTCCACCCCCGAGGAAACCCCTGAAACAAAGACAGCGGAATCTCGTTTCAGACGTGCAGCCAATTTTATAGCCCAAAAGACTCCCGTACGAGCAAAGGAAGCGGCAAACCGCGCCGCAACCGAAGCCATGGAAGCCGCCGCCAAGGCAAAGGCGATCGCCACGGCCAAAGCGAAGGAAACCGCGAACCGAGCTGCGACCGAAGCGAAAGATGCTGCCGTCAAGGCCAAGGGGGCCGCCTCAAAATTCGCAAAGAACGTCGGCTACGAATCGACCGCCATTCCCGAAAACGCCATTGTCGTAAACCACCGCTTTTTGGACCGCGAATGGAGCGAAGCCTGGAAACAACGCTTTACCTGGGCGGTACAGTTCTGTTTCGGAGGTCTGTTCAGCGCCCTTGTCGTCTGCTATTTCAAGAGCAGCGGTTCGCTCGCCTCGTTCCTTCTCGTTATTTTATTAGCAATTCTCCTGGTCGGCAACGAATTTCTGCAAAAGAAGTACGAAAGTTTCGGCGTAAGCCTCGCCTTTTTCTGCCTGCTCGGGACTATGTTCATGAACTTCGCGATTCCGCACCTGGTTCACCGCATCGGATTTATCTGGTTTTTCCTGAGTACGCTGATTTCATTTGGCATGTGCCTTTTTATCTGGAAGATGTCGCACCGTAAAAAGACAATCCTTATCGCGCCAGCTATCATCAGCGTCTTGCTCGTGGTCGCCTATATCATGAACTGGGTGCCCCCCGTGCCGCTGGTACTCAAGCAAAAAATCGCCTGCCAGAATTTTGACAAGGCAAGCTACAGCTGCGATGCAGACGCCCCCACATTCATGCAGTCTCTTGGACTCATGATACCTACCGTCCACCGCGTCGACAGTTCCGAAGTTTACTTTGTAACATCCGTTTACGCCCCTGCCGAACTCAAGGCGGAACTGGAATACCTATGGTACTACCAGAATCCGACAACAGGACGTTACTCGCTTACAGACCGCATTTCGTCAAGCCGCATGACAATCAACGGAGGCCGCGAATCCGGATTCAGGACATTCACCCGCAAAAAGAACACGCCCCCGGGCAAGTACCGTGTCGAAGTCGCCTACAAGAATGGAGCAGTTATCGGCTCGGGAACATTCGAGGTCTTAAGTGACGTTCCCGAAAATGGATTTGTGCGGGATACACTCCGCTAA
- a CDS encoding mechanosensitive ion channel family protein, which produces MDKIKDFLENWMNHLMDHSFLQRFLLALVILAVAKVLLIVLKQVINHAESRGFDKAAKPLIYSLFAYCIYIVSLLLILHVLGVNTAGLVAMVGAASLAIGLALKDTLSNIASGLLLLFLRPFKAGDYIECGNIKGNIVGIGLFNTTFKTVDGLFVSAPNSALWGQPIVNFSKNPLRRLEITVGIDYGDSPEKALDIMRDVVAGEPLFLRKPEPQFFVAGLEDSAVNVTFRAWARTQDYFNLRWKYTAEIRKRFAEENITIPFPQRTVHVVND; this is translated from the coding sequence ATGGATAAGATTAAAGATTTTTTAGAAAACTGGATGAACCATTTGATGGATCATTCCTTTCTTCAGCGCTTTTTGCTTGCGCTGGTGATCCTTGCGGTTGCAAAAGTTCTGTTGATTGTCTTGAAGCAGGTAATCAATCATGCCGAAAGCAGGGGCTTTGACAAGGCGGCTAAGCCGTTGATCTACTCGCTGTTTGCCTACTGCATCTATATCGTTAGTTTGTTACTAATTCTGCATGTGCTGGGCGTCAATACGGCGGGGCTCGTTGCCATGGTCGGTGCGGCGAGCTTGGCCATTGGACTTGCTCTCAAGGATACGCTCTCGAATATTGCCTCGGGCCTTTTGCTGTTGTTCCTTAGGCCGTTCAAGGCGGGGGACTATATCGAGTGTGGAAACATCAAAGGGAATATCGTAGGCATTGGACTGTTCAATACCACCTTCAAGACCGTTGACGGCTTGTTTGTTTCGGCTCCGAATTCTGCCCTGTGGGGTCAGCCCATTGTGAATTTCAGCAAGAATCCGCTCCGTAGGCTCGAAATTACGGTGGGAATCGATTACGGGGATTCCCCGGAAAAGGCGCTAGACATTATGCGCGATGTGGTGGCGGGGGAGCCGCTCTTTTTACGCAAGCCGGAACCGCAGTTCTTTGTGGCCGGCCTCGAAGATAGCGCCGTGAACGTGACTTTCCGCGCCTGGGCGCGTACGCAGGACTATTTCAACCTGCGCTGGAAGTATACGGCCGAAATCCGCAAGCGTTTTGCCGAAGAAAACATCACGATACCCTTCCCGCAGCGTACCGTTCACGTCGTAAATGACTAA
- a CDS encoding roadblock/LC7 domain-containing protein translates to MSDFTIFSDDAAKVQRLMSAYQASVKAEYIVLCHRDGSTIAEVGSLGIDATPLAVLSTASFDSARQVGLMLGGENFQSVSFTGENRSIYISPVDQALLLVQIFPGSKLPNRIEDFNRLLVEKLVDAVPAFTQNTSRLVR, encoded by the coding sequence ATGAGTGATTTTACCATTTTCTCTGATGATGCTGCAAAGGTTCAGCGGTTGATGAGTGCCTACCAGGCAAGCGTCAAGGCTGAATATATCGTACTTTGTCACCGTGACGGCTCTACCATTGCCGAAGTGGGTTCCTTGGGAATCGATGCGACTCCGCTCGCCGTCTTGAGTACGGCATCCTTCGACTCGGCCCGCCAGGTCGGGCTGATGCTTGGGGGCGAAAATTTCCAGTCGGTTTCTTTTACGGGTGAAAATCGTTCGATCTACATTTCTCCCGTGGATCAGGCTCTTCTGCTTGTCCAGATCTTTCCGGGATCCAAGCTTCCTAACCGCATTGAAGACTTCAATCGCTTGCTGGTTGAAAAGCTGGTCGATGCCGTTCCTGCCTTTACGCAGAATACAAGCCGCCTGGTCCGTTAA
- a CDS encoding BamA/TamA family outer membrane protein, with the protein MLCHPERGSQRSLSLPKGRECVILSPFDKLRVNSGQSPESKDLLLVFITLLVLCVHAFSADCRVTAVQWASVHESYEESQVQALVGKSCEEWSLTRERILRYYENSGFLAVAFEGKIDSAGVLTVQLDRGSAWVWAPPENLDSSGSKPEVFRRQTGIVAGDLVSPFDLERSDMKLARLGYYNRTAPVQMFRDPKRNRIVPVYHMQAAAVSEAYALLTYSSETDVWEGNVNVALYNIRGTARDLILQGFTAEDARRLEGSYKEPWIFDTDWNLIARGYFDEDSSARDAYGELGVSRDIGFDFTVGVFLGIGNSRKTSSLELDYVSLDRFVLPRKGTRFKGALVWNMDRPDSLDNYLKASAKFSRYIPLLGNWITRFSGAAGGIFPTDADLDRFDYFALGGMNDFRGMDYRFVRSRAYGYSEFAILWQDGYDLSIEAFYQPGLYRSFSRPDRGWKREQDYGVAFTQYRGNWSVNLYYALRNGENYLDGIIGFGLKTLF; encoded by the coding sequence GTGTTGTGTCATCCTGAGCGTGGTTCACAAAGGTCCCTGAGCCTGCCGAAGGGCCGAGAGTGTGTCATCCTGAGCCCATTCGACAAGCTCAGGGTAAACTCCGGGCAAAGCCCGGAGTCGAAGGATCTTCTGCTGGTATTTATTACGTTGCTTGTGCTCTGTGTACACGCCTTTTCTGCGGATTGTCGCGTTACGGCGGTGCAGTGGGCAAGCGTACATGAATCCTATGAAGAATCCCAGGTGCAGGCCTTGGTTGGAAAATCCTGCGAAGAATGGTCGCTTACTCGCGAACGTATTTTGAGGTATTACGAAAATAGCGGTTTCTTGGCGGTTGCTTTTGAAGGAAAAATCGATTCCGCTGGAGTCTTGACGGTTCAATTGGATCGAGGCTCTGCGTGGGTGTGGGCTCCGCCTGAAAATTTGGATTCTTCGGGGAGCAAGCCCGAGGTATTCCGCAGACAGACGGGAATTGTCGCTGGTGACCTTGTCTCGCCATTTGATTTGGAACGCTCCGATATGAAACTTGCGCGCCTAGGTTACTATAACCGAACAGCTCCGGTGCAAATGTTCCGTGATCCGAAGCGAAATCGTATTGTTCCCGTGTATCACATGCAGGCGGCTGCGGTTTCGGAAGCGTATGCGTTGCTCACTTATTCCAGCGAAACCGACGTGTGGGAAGGTAACGTGAATGTGGCACTTTACAACATTCGGGGAACTGCCCGCGACTTGATTTTGCAGGGCTTTACCGCCGAAGATGCTCGTCGCCTAGAGGGTTCGTACAAGGAACCGTGGATTTTCGATACGGACTGGAACTTGATTGCACGCGGCTATTTTGATGAAGATTCCTCGGCGCGCGACGCTTATGGGGAACTCGGTGTTTCGCGCGACATCGGCTTTGACTTTACCGTGGGCGTTTTCTTGGGCATCGGGAATTCCCGCAAGACTTCTTCGCTGGAACTGGATTATGTTTCACTGGACCGCTTTGTCTTGCCGCGTAAGGGAACGCGTTTCAAGGGCGCGCTTGTATGGAATATGGACCGCCCCGATTCCTTGGATAATTACCTAAAGGCCTCGGCCAAGTTCTCGCGCTACATTCCGCTGCTCGGCAATTGGATAACGCGCTTTAGCGGGGCTGCCGGCGGAATTTTCCCGACAGATGCAGACCTAGATCGCTTCGATTATTTTGCGTTGGGAGGCATGAACGACTTTAGGGGCATGGATTATCGTTTTGTGCGGAGCCGTGCCTATGGGTATTCTGAATTTGCGATTCTTTGGCAAGACGGTTACGACCTGAGCATCGAGGCGTTCTACCAACCGGGACTCTATCGCTCTTTTAGCCGCCCTGACCGTGGCTGGAAACGGGAGCAGGATTACGGCGTCGCCTTTACGCAGTACCGTGGCAACTGGAGCGTTAATTTGTACTACGCCCTCCGCAACGGTGAAAATTACCTCGACGGCATCATCGGCTTCGGATTAAAAACTTTATTTTAG
- a CDS encoding KamA family radical SAM protein yields the protein MESPVTVFTQIPDFLDYLGSDLATTIAKTSALADLDLNPKFPFLCSRHYADLIKKASDPAALLREILPTKDELKKVEGFVDDPVGDLPAGKSDCIIQKYDQRALIVSTATCGARCRFCFRKNYPFQNTPDVALQVSHWLDTHTDVWEVILSGGDPLTLGPGAFRELIEAIAMHPSVTTLRIHTRLPVMRPDLVMQHFELLRELPARFSCVLVSHVDHADELDEESATVFAQLRFSGWTLLNQSVLLRGISDDATKLTALCRKLFEQGVLPYYLHQLDHANGVAHFEVNDEEARKLIAEIRTKLPGYLVPKLVREIAGEKSKTPV from the coding sequence ATGGAAAGCCCCGTTACCGTTTTCACGCAAATCCCCGACTTTTTGGACTATTTGGGATCCGATTTGGCGACAACTATCGCCAAAACAAGCGCTCTTGCCGATCTAGACCTAAATCCGAAGTTTCCGTTTCTTTGTTCTAGGCATTATGCCGACCTGATCAAGAAGGCTAGCGATCCCGCCGCCCTGTTGCGCGAAATTTTGCCGACCAAGGACGAACTCAAGAAAGTCGAAGGTTTTGTAGACGACCCCGTGGGCGACTTGCCGGCCGGGAAATCCGACTGCATCATCCAGAAATACGACCAGCGCGCCCTGATTGTCTCGACCGCCACCTGCGGTGCCCGTTGCCGTTTCTGTTTCCGCAAGAACTACCCCTTCCAGAACACCCCCGACGTAGCACTTCAGGTGAGCCACTGGCTCGACACCCACACCGACGTTTGGGAAGTGATTCTTTCGGGCGGCGACCCGCTGACACTCGGTCCCGGAGCCTTCCGCGAACTGATTGAAGCGATTGCGATGCACCCCTCGGTCACCACGCTCCGCATCCACACGCGCCTCCCCGTGATGCGCCCGGACCTGGTGATGCAGCATTTTGAACTTTTGCGCGAACTGCCGGCAAGGTTTAGCTGCGTACTGGTGTCGCACGTGGACCACGCCGATGAACTCGACGAGGAATCGGCAACCGTGTTTGCACAACTGCGCTTTAGCGGTTGGACGCTCTTGAACCAGAGCGTACTGCTACGGGGAATTAGCGATGACGCCACCAAGCTCACCGCCCTGTGCCGCAAGCTTTTTGAACAGGGAGTCCTCCCCTACTACCTGCACCAGCTGGACCATGCGAACGGAGTCGCCCACTTTGAAGTAAATGACGAAGAAGCCCGCAAGCTGATTGCAGAAATCCGCACCAAGCTCCCCGGTTATCTGGTGCCGAAACTTGTACGAGAAATCGCCGGCGAGAAAAGCAAGACTCCGGTTTAG
- the efp gene encoding elongation factor P has translation MGTVSTNEFRKKLKIMVDGQPYEIIENQFVKPGKGQAFNRVRIKNLVTGRTLERTWKSGDTVEEADVTFTEMTYLYNDGSTWYFLNNETQETEEISKEALNGCEVWLLDGATVEVTWWKDPKTQATLPIEVIPPTFVDLMIIDAPPAVQGNTSGNVMRECTVETGAKVMIPLFIENNTKIRVDTRDGSYLERAK, from the coding sequence ATGGGTACTGTAAGCACCAACGAATTCCGCAAGAAACTTAAAATCATGGTTGATGGTCAGCCGTACGAAATCATCGAAAACCAGTTTGTGAAGCCGGGTAAGGGTCAGGCCTTTAACCGCGTTCGCATCAAGAACCTGGTGACTGGCCGCACCCTCGAACGCACCTGGAAGAGTGGCGATACGGTTGAAGAAGCCGACGTGACTTTCACCGAAATGACTTACCTCTACAATGACGGTTCTACTTGGTACTTCCTGAACAACGAAACTCAGGAAACTGAAGAAATCTCCAAGGAAGCCCTCAATGGTTGCGAAGTTTGGCTCCTCGACGGCGCTACAGTCGAAGTCACCTGGTGGAAGGACCCGAAGACTCAGGCAACGCTTCCGATCGAAGTGATTCCGCCTACCTTCGTTGACCTCATGATCATCGACGCTCCTCCGGCAGTCCAGGGCAACACCAGCGGTAACGTGATGCGTGAATGCACCGTCGAAACCGGCGCCAAGGTGATGATCCCGCTCTTCATCGAAAACAACACCAAGATCCGCGTGGATACCCGCGACGGTTCTTACCTCGAACGCGCAAAATAA
- a CDS encoding radical SAM protein — protein sequence MSKKDLRLDLDTRCNFRCHYCDNASLDPATKISFPLEQFEAVFKSAEKNCWSLFLSCAGEPLVNPKFSEVMELLSKTVHTPDVSMVSNALLLNEKNRKLILNSTIDRLFISMDSLSPEIFTKWCGVSAEQFQKVVDHIEAFAQERLAQKKRPHLIVTSIAMKDTLDGLPEIARWLKRLKVSAYNIQWLNSMDHDYLRNELLDLSDPAVAAKVQSVLDEVRGILKGSGVLLDYPRAVSSEKLKSVWMNRKLWRNKLYYFKDILMKLTAKRRGLPCRFANNTFYLWPDGHLKGCPADGFDTGNIFDGVHTLESEIEAVRKKIAAGETGRCKNCLFVNE from the coding sequence ATGAGCAAGAAAGACCTTCGACTAGACCTTGATACACGGTGCAATTTCCGCTGCCATTATTGCGATAATGCAAGTCTCGATCCGGCAACGAAAATTTCGTTTCCGCTGGAGCAGTTCGAGGCGGTTTTCAAGAGTGCCGAGAAAAACTGCTGGTCGCTGTTCTTGAGCTGTGCGGGCGAGCCGCTGGTGAACCCCAAGTTCTCCGAGGTCATGGAACTCCTGTCGAAGACGGTTCATACACCGGATGTTTCGATGGTGTCGAATGCCCTGCTCCTGAACGAGAAAAATCGTAAGCTGATTCTGAATTCGACGATTGACCGCCTGTTTATTTCGATGGATAGTCTTTCTCCCGAAATTTTCACCAAGTGGTGCGGCGTTTCGGCGGAACAGTTCCAGAAGGTGGTGGATCATATCGAAGCCTTTGCGCAAGAACGCTTGGCGCAGAAAAAGCGTCCGCACCTGATTGTGACATCCATTGCGATGAAGGATACCCTCGACGGCTTGCCAGAAATTGCGCGCTGGCTGAAAAGGCTCAAGGTTTCTGCTTACAATATCCAGTGGCTGAATTCCATGGACCATGATTACCTGCGCAATGAACTGCTTGACTTGTCGGACCCGGCGGTCGCGGCGAAGGTGCAGTCGGTTCTGGATGAAGTTCGCGGAATCTTGAAGGGGAGTGGCGTGCTTCTAGATTATCCGAGGGCCGTGAGTTCGGAAAAGCTCAAGTCCGTCTGGATGAACCGCAAACTGTGGCGGAACAAGCTGTACTACTTCAAGGATATTTTGATGAAGCTCACGGCGAAGCGTCGCGGTTTACCGTGTCGCTTCGCGAACAACACTTTTTACTTATGGCCCGACGGTCACTTGAAGGGCTGCCCGGCAGATGGCTTTGATACGGGAAACATTTTCGATGGAGTCCATACGCTGGAATCCGAAATCGAGGCGGTTCGCAAAAAGATAGCGGCGGGTGAAACCGGCCGCTGCAAGAATTGCTTATTCGTGAATGAATAA
- the thiL gene encoding thiamine-phosphate kinase → MFPDVPEFRFIDSLLKGAADFKHEPPQKRDWLGVGDDCALFDGWLVTKDLSVENTHFRLDWSTPEQAVEKHIVSNVSDISAMGGKPKLALLGLCLNRNWSEETRTRVQQALSEGFAKRGIALIGGDTVAGDVGMFSTTLLGELAGEKPLLRSAVKPGDTLYVNGTLGKSGAGLWLLINHPEAVGDFAALVEYHLNPRISESAGAELVRLGANGAAMDISDGLSSELNHLATASGVNLQIEESKLPIDPDVLRLCDRYHLDPLEFALNGGEEYELLFANSCSKSIFEENEFIGRVCRIGFAVESSVAPQVCILRENGEILPVSPRAWSHI, encoded by the coding sequence ATGTTTCCCGACGTTCCTGAATTCCGCTTTATTGATTCTCTCTTGAAAGGTGCTGCCGACTTCAAGCACGAACCTCCGCAAAAACGCGACTGGCTCGGCGTGGGTGACGATTGTGCCCTGTTCGACGGCTGGCTTGTGACAAAGGATCTCTCGGTAGAGAACACGCATTTCAGGCTCGACTGGTCTACTCCGGAACAGGCGGTCGAAAAGCATATTGTGTCGAACGTGTCCGACATTTCGGCGATGGGCGGAAAGCCGAAACTCGCTCTGCTTGGCCTGTGCTTGAACAGGAACTGGTCCGAAGAAACCCGTACCCGTGTGCAGCAGGCCCTTTCGGAAGGCTTTGCAAAACGCGGCATTGCGCTGATCGGTGGCGATACGGTGGCTGGCGATGTGGGAATGTTTTCGACGACGCTCCTGGGCGAACTTGCCGGCGAAAAACCGCTTTTGCGCTCTGCCGTAAAACCGGGTGATACCTTGTATGTAAACGGGACTCTCGGAAAGTCTGGGGCGGGGCTCTGGCTTTTGATAAACCATCCGGAAGCGGTGGGCGATTTTGCTGCACTGGTCGAATACCATTTGAATCCGCGAATCTCTGAGTCGGCGGGGGCGGAACTTGTCCGCTTGGGGGCAAATGGCGCTGCGATGGACATTAGCGACGGACTTTCGTCGGAACTGAACCATTTGGCGACCGCTTCGGGCGTGAACCTGCAAATCGAGGAATCTAAACTTCCGATTGACCCGGATGTTCTTCGCCTGTGTGACCGCTATCACCTTGATCCACTTGAATTTGCGTTAAATGGGGGCGAAGAATACGAACTCCTATTTGCAAATTCTTGCTCAAAAAGTATATTTGAAGAAAACGAGTTTATTGGTCGGGTGTGTAGAATTGGTTTTGCCGTGGAAAGTTCCGTGGCGCCCCAAGTGTGCATACTCCGCGAAAATGGAGAGATTTTGCCCGTTTCGCCGCGGGCGTGGTCGCATATATGA
- a CDS encoding ATPase, T2SS/T4P/T4SS family, which yields MINSNKMNLGQLLLRQGVLDEDQLAHAMAEHKRTGLMLSKILVRLGMVSEETLTNILGSQMQSSTKMRIGEMLLAQGYITQEQLDKALETQKTSGKRLGRTLVDLGYMPEERLIEILSRQFEVPYVKLDNFDIDPNAYTYLPEDMCKQYRVVPLFVQKTEDDRRQVRSVLTIAMTDPTNMRTISIVKFKVRMDVEIVMASDADVQKCIERVYAGHGPVEESLADLISESKEGDELETVERGQGNSDEPELSDEEGRQVVKIVTTLIHEAIARKASDIHLEPQETFLKLRYRIDGDLQVMSPIPARLMPQILSRIKLLSKMDIAEKRKPLDGRFTVRYKGSEVDLRVSSFPISLRKRGVCEKIVMRILNPNSGQFPLKDMGFDPRVLKQFIDAINAPNGIVLVTGPTGSGKSTTLYASIREILDSTINISTMEDPVELNIDGVNQGQINNAAGFTFAAGIRALLRQDPDVIMIGEMRDQETSSMAIEAALTGHLVFSTLHTNDAAGAFPRLLEMGLEPFLVSTAIKGVLAQRLVRRICKNCKEPVEISQEMRDEFHLTPDMQFYHGKGCEKCEGSGYKGRCGIYEFLVPNETVRNLIIKRSSGDVIKRAAMQECGMITLRMDGIQKALDGHTTLEQAIGASTSDD from the coding sequence ATGATTAATTCGAATAAGATGAACTTGGGGCAGCTGTTGCTCCGCCAGGGTGTGCTTGACGAAGACCAGCTTGCTCATGCCATGGCCGAACACAAGCGCACAGGACTCATGCTGAGTAAGATTTTGGTGCGCCTAGGAATGGTGAGCGAAGAAACGCTTACGAACATCCTTGGTTCGCAGATGCAGTCGTCGACCAAGATGCGTATCGGTGAAATGCTCCTTGCGCAGGGCTATATTACGCAGGAGCAGCTGGATAAGGCTCTCGAAACGCAAAAGACCTCGGGTAAGCGCCTTGGCCGCACGCTGGTGGATCTGGGCTACATGCCCGAAGAACGCTTGATCGAAATTCTTTCGAGACAGTTCGAAGTTCCGTACGTTAAGCTAGACAATTTCGATATCGATCCGAACGCCTATACCTACCTGCCCGAAGACATGTGTAAGCAGTATAGGGTGGTTCCCCTGTTCGTTCAGAAGACCGAAGACGACCGTCGCCAGGTGCGCTCCGTGCTGACGATTGCGATGACCGACCCGACCAATATGCGTACGATCAGCATCGTGAAGTTCAAGGTCAGGATGGACGTAGAAATCGTCATGGCCTCCGATGCCGATGTGCAGAAATGTATCGAACGCGTCTATGCAGGGCACGGCCCCGTCGAAGAATCCTTGGCCGACCTCATTAGCGAGTCCAAGGAAGGCGATGAACTGGAAACCGTGGAACGCGGTCAGGGCAATAGCGACGAACCGGAACTGTCCGACGAAGAAGGTCGCCAGGTGGTGAAAATCGTGACGACGCTGATTCACGAAGCCATTGCCCGTAAGGCATCTGATATTCACCTGGAACCGCAGGAAACCTTCCTCAAGCTCCGTTACCGTATCGACGGTGACCTGCAGGTGATGTCCCCGATTCCGGCACGTCTGATGCCGCAGATTCTTTCGCGTATCAAGCTCCTTTCGAAGATGGACATTGCTGAAAAGCGTAAACCCTTGGATGGCCGTTTTACCGTGCGTTACAAGGGGTCCGAAGTTGACCTTCGTGTGAGCTCGTTCCCGATTTCACTCCGTAAGCGCGGCGTTTGCGAAAAGATCGTTATGCGTATCTTGAACCCGAACTCCGGTCAGTTCCCGCTGAAGGATATGGGTTTCGACCCGCGTGTGCTTAAGCAGTTTATCGATGCGATTAACGCACCTAACGGAATTGTGCTGGTGACCGGTCCTACCGGTTCCGGTAAGTCTACTACGCTTTACGCTTCTATTCGAGAAATTTTGGACTCCACGATCAACATCTCTACGATGGAAGACCCTGTGGAATTGAACATTGACGGTGTGAACCAAGGACAAATTAACAACGCCGCAGGCTTTACCTTTGCGGCGGGCATCCGCGCCCTCTTGCGTCAGGACCCGGACGTGATTATGATCGGTGAAATGCGTGACCAGGAAACTTCGTCCATGGCTATCGAAGCCGCTTTGACGGGTCACTTGGTCTTCAGTACGCTCCATACAAACGATGCTGCCGGTGCATTCCCTCGTCTGCTCGAAATGGGACTGGAACCCTTCCTTGTGTCAACCGCTATCAAGGGCGTTCTGGCCCAGCGTCTGGTGCGCCGTATATGCAAGAACTGTAAGGAACCGGTGGAAATTTCGCAGGAAATGCGCGACGAATTCCACTTGACCCCTGACATGCAGTTCTATCACGGTAAGGGTTGCGAAAAGTGCGAAGGCTCGGGCTACAAGGGCCGTTGCGGTATCTACGAATTCCTGGTGCCGAACGAAACCGTGCGTAACCTTATCATCAAGCGTTCTTCGGGTGACGTTATCAAACGCGCCGCCATGCAGGAATGCGGCATGATTACCCTGCGTATGGACGGTATCCAGAAGGCGCTCGACGGACACACGACCCTTGAACAGGCAATCGGTGCTTCGACCTCCGACGATTAA